The following proteins come from a genomic window of Candidatus Bipolaricaulis sibiricus:
- a CDS encoding ABC-type antimicrobial peptide transport system, ATPase component has product MQQGTFCYVAGTPVLETQGLTKHYTLGRETVRALDRVDFTAVQGDFAVINGPSGSGKTTLLNMLALIDRPSEGEVLFEGRPTRRLSEGELAVLRREKIGLVFQTFNLIPVLTVAENVEYPLLLTKTPRGERRERVAARLDEVGLSGFEKRRPDELSGGQRQRVAVARALVTAPRIVLADEPTANLDSATGKQIMELLQGLNQDHCVTFLVVTHDPSVLDYAQRVLTIRDGRIQGEEQRGAPRPA; this is encoded by the coding sequence ATGCAGCAGGGTACGTTCTGCTATGTAGCGGGCACTCCCGTGCTCGAAACGCAGGGCCTCACGAAGCACTACACCTTGGGCAGGGAGACCGTCCGCGCCCTCGATCGGGTGGACTTCACCGCGGTTCAGGGTGACTTCGCGGTGATCAATGGACCGTCCGGAAGCGGGAAGACGACCTTGTTGAACATGCTCGCGTTGATCGATCGACCCAGCGAGGGCGAGGTCCTGTTCGAGGGGAGGCCGACCCGCCGCCTGTCGGAGGGTGAGCTGGCGGTGTTGCGCCGAGAGAAGATCGGGCTCGTGTTCCAAACGTTCAACCTCATCCCTGTCCTCACGGTGGCGGAGAACGTGGAGTACCCCCTTCTGCTCACGAAGACCCCGCGGGGCGAGCGGCGGGAACGGGTCGCGGCACGGCTGGATGAAGTCGGGCTGTCGGGGTTCGAGAAGCGTCGTCCGGACGAGCTCTCCGGCGGCCAACGGCAGCGGGTGGCCGTGGCTCGGGCGCTCGTGACTGCCCCGCGGATCGTCCTCGCTGACGAGCCGACGGCGAACCTCGACTCGGCCACAGGGAAGCAGATCATGGAGCTCCTCCAGGGGCTGAACCAGGACCACTGCGTGACGTTCCTCGTTGTGACCCACGACCCGTCGGTCCTCGACTACGCTCAGCGCGTGCTCACGATCCGCGACGGCCGAATCCAGGGGGAGGAGCAGCGTGGCGCGCCTCGCCCTGCGTAA
- a CDS encoding Deoxycytidine triphosphate deaminase, translating to MKGQPLSDREITMLCAGPRPMLSPFVPHQEGKPSYGLSSFGYDLRLGTRFLVPLGGVNAVLDPVNFPRDHFREVVAETTFDLAPHSQVLAESVEAFEMPDDVMGLAFGKSSYARCGLLCNLTPVEPSWRGRLTLELANLSPLPIRLHVGQGIAQVVFFRGERPARTYEEKEAGRAYQGQEGVTLPR from the coding sequence ATGAAGGGACAACCCCTATCCGACCGCGAGATCACGATGCTCTGCGCCGGGCCCCGCCCGATGCTTTCCCCGTTCGTCCCCCACCAGGAGGGCAAGCCGTCCTACGGCCTGTCCTCGTTCGGGTACGACCTTCGGCTGGGAACCCGGTTCCTCGTTCCCCTCGGGGGCGTGAACGCGGTCCTCGACCCGGTGAACTTCCCCCGGGACCACTTCCGGGAGGTGGTAGCCGAGACCACGTTCGACCTCGCTCCCCACTCCCAGGTCCTCGCCGAAAGCGTCGAGGCATTCGAGATGCCCGACGACGTCATGGGGCTCGCGTTCGGGAAGTCGAGCTACGCTCGGTGTGGGCTCCTGTGCAACCTGACCCCCGTCGAGCCCTCGTGGCGCGGGCGGCTGACCCTGGAACTGGCTAACCTATCCCCGCTCCCAATCCGGCTCCACGTCGGGCAGGGAATCGCCCAGGTCGTGTTCTTCCGGGGCGAGCGCCCCGCGCGCACGTACGAGGAGAAGGAGGCGGGGAGAGCGTACCAGGGCCAAGAGGGCGTGACCCTCCCCCGTTGA
- a CDS encoding L-serine dehydratase, beta subunit has product MDVSSVFTVLKVGFGPSASHTMGPFFAARDFRDRTAAQELGADRLRVTLFGSLALTGRGHLTDAAVAAGLSGHDPDRDRPVSLPEVAAAVQAAGGVSIGGRWFAFSPERDIAFDPSVEGLPHPNTLRFEVLDREGRVLVSEEYCSVGGGAVVGGSLGRAQAEKGRFTMAEVLAECRRRGTDLVGFARENERRRGLSAGEVEARLAGLWEAMQGSIARGLSTPGILPGPLGLARRAPGLYEALQEREGTPLAREMDLVSAYAIAVAEENAAGGRVVTAPTCGAAGVLPAVLRVLQEILHLPDERIHQALLVGGLIGLAVATNASIAGAEVGCQGEVGTASAMAAAAACYLLGGDAEAQVDRAAETALEHYLGLTCDPVYGLVQIPCIERNAAAAVAALHAASLAVLCRGEDRISFDTAVAALAEIGRDMSPKYKETALGGLARLLQGDAQSGGPDER; this is encoded by the coding sequence ATGGATGTTTCGAGCGTGTTCACCGTGCTCAAGGTGGGGTTTGGCCCCAGCGCCTCCCACACCATGGGCCCGTTCTTCGCCGCCCGTGACTTCCGCGATCGCACCGCCGCGCAGGAGCTGGGGGCAGATCGGCTGCGGGTGACCCTGTTCGGCAGCCTCGCCCTCACCGGCCGCGGGCACCTCACCGATGCCGCGGTGGCGGCCGGGCTCTCGGGTCACGATCCCGACCGGGATCGACCGGTGTCGCTCCCCGAGGTGGCGGCAGCGGTCCAGGCGGCGGGCGGCGTTTCCATTGGCGGACGGTGGTTCGCGTTTTCCCCCGAGCGGGACATCGCGTTCGACCCCTCGGTGGAGGGACTCCCGCACCCGAACACCCTCCGGTTCGAGGTTCTCGATCGCGAGGGGCGGGTCTTGGTTTCGGAGGAGTACTGCTCCGTGGGCGGAGGAGCGGTGGTCGGGGGATCGTTGGGTCGGGCGCAGGCGGAGAAGGGCCGGTTCACGATGGCCGAAGTGTTGGCCGAGTGCCGAAGGAGGGGGACGGACCTGGTTGGCTTCGCGCGGGAGAACGAGCGGCGGCGGGGGTTGTCCGCCGGCGAGGTTGAGGCGCGGCTCGCGGGCCTGTGGGAGGCGATGCAGGGCTCGATCGCCCGTGGGCTCTCGACCCCCGGGATCCTCCCCGGCCCGCTCGGGCTCGCCCGCCGCGCCCCCGGGCTGTACGAGGCGCTCCAAGAGCGAGAAGGGACACCGCTTGCGCGGGAGATGGACCTCGTCTCGGCATACGCGATCGCGGTCGCGGAGGAGAACGCGGCCGGCGGGCGGGTCGTCACCGCTCCCACCTGCGGCGCGGCCGGCGTGCTCCCCGCCGTCCTGCGTGTCCTCCAGGAGATCCTCCATCTCCCCGACGAGCGGATCCACCAGGCCCTTCTCGTGGGGGGTCTGATCGGCCTCGCGGTGGCGACGAACGCCTCGATCGCCGGGGCCGAGGTGGGCTGCCAGGGCGAGGTGGGGACGGCGAGCGCGATGGCCGCCGCGGCGGCGTGCTACCTCCTGGGTGGAGATGCCGAGGCCCAGGTGGACCGGGCGGCGGAGACCGCGCTCGAGCACTACCTCGGCCTCACCTGCGACCCCGTGTATGGGCTGGTGCAGATCCCCTGCATCGAGCGAAACGCCGCGGCGGCGGTGGCGGCGCTTCACGCGGCGAGCCTCGCCGTCCTGTGCCGGGGCGAGGACCGAATCTCGTTCGACACCGCGGTCGCCGCCCTGGCCGAGATCGGGCGCGACATGAGCCCGAAATACAAGGAGACCGCCCTCGGCGGCCTCGCCCGGTTGCTGCAGGGCGACGCTCAAAGCGGCGGGCCCGACGAACGCTGA
- a CDS encoding Metal transporter, ZIP family, whose translation MANIAFAFGLTLFAGLATGIGSLVALFVRETNYRFLSISTGFSAGVMLYVSFVEIFLKGGEALAAAYGPSTGEWVNVASFFSGMALIAVIDAMIPGPENPHQLPSVQATAGVAERAPAPPTDEGTRARLMRMGLFTALAIALHNFPEGLATFLAALHDPTLGIAIAVALALHNIPEGISVAVPIYYATGSRRKAFLYSFASGLSEPLGAGIAFIGLRLAFGGANGGFPPEVMGILFTGVAGIMVYISLDELLPTSRAYGRGHDSLTGLLAGMAVMALSLLLL comes from the coding sequence ATGGCCAACATCGCGTTCGCGTTCGGGTTGACCCTGTTCGCCGGCCTGGCCACCGGAATCGGAAGCCTGGTCGCGTTGTTCGTCCGAGAGACGAATTATCGGTTCTTGTCGATCTCTACTGGATTCTCGGCCGGTGTCATGCTCTATGTGTCGTTCGTGGAGATCTTCCTCAAGGGCGGGGAGGCGCTGGCCGCAGCGTACGGCCCGAGCACGGGGGAGTGGGTCAACGTGGCCTCGTTTTTCAGCGGGATGGCGCTCATCGCCGTCATCGACGCCATGATCCCCGGCCCGGAGAACCCCCATCAGCTCCCGTCCGTCCAGGCAACCGCCGGCGTGGCGGAACGGGCCCCGGCGCCCCCAACCGACGAGGGAACAAGAGCCCGCCTGATGCGGATGGGCCTGTTCACGGCGCTGGCGATCGCCCTCCACAACTTCCCCGAGGGGCTCGCCACCTTCCTCGCCGCGCTCCACGATCCTACGCTGGGGATCGCGATTGCCGTCGCCCTCGCCCTCCACAACATCCCAGAGGGGATCAGCGTCGCGGTTCCCATCTACTACGCCACCGGGAGCCGCAGGAAGGCGTTCCTCTACTCGTTCGCAAGCGGCCTGTCAGAGCCACTCGGAGCCGGCATCGCCTTCATCGGGCTCCGCCTCGCGTTCGGCGGCGCCAACGGTGGGTTCCCGCCCGAAGTGATGGGGATCCTGTTCACGGGCGTGGCCGGAATCATGGTCTACATCAGCCTCGACGAGCTCCTGCCCACGAGCCGGGCCTACGGCCGAGGCCACGACAGCCTTACCGGGCTCCTGGCCGGCATGGCCGTGATGGCACTGAGCCTGTTGCTCCTGTAG
- a CDS encoding Inorganic pyrophosphatase, which yields MSPQPVIALVEVPKGSRNKYEYDERLGQLRLDRVLYSPLHYPADYGFILGTLAEDGDHLDALIVTYEPTFPGCLVPVRPVGVLDMRDEKGRDQKILAVPVVDPRFDEVADLPHLASHFLAEIEHFFQVYKTLEAKGTEIYGWAGADEARRILAEARRRGREAR from the coding sequence ATGTCACCGCAGCCGGTGATCGCCCTCGTCGAGGTCCCGAAAGGGAGCCGGAACAAGTACGAGTACGACGAGAGGTTGGGACAGCTCCGCCTCGACCGGGTGCTCTACTCCCCGCTCCACTACCCGGCCGACTACGGGTTCATCCTGGGCACGCTCGCCGAGGACGGGGACCACCTCGATGCCCTCATCGTCACCTACGAGCCCACGTTCCCGGGGTGCCTCGTCCCCGTGCGGCCGGTTGGGGTCCTCGACATGCGCGACGAGAAGGGCCGCGACCAGAAGATCCTCGCCGTGCCGGTCGTCGATCCCCGGTTCGACGAGGTGGCCGACCTCCCCCACCTCGCGTCCCACTTCCTCGCTGAGATCGAGCACTTCTTCCAGGTCTACAAGACGCTCGAGGCGAAGGGCACCGAGATCTACGGGTGGGCGGGGGCAGACGAGGCGCGGCGGATCCTTGCCGAGGCCCGCCGCCGTGGCCGCGAGGCTCGCTGA
- a CDS encoding Thymidylate synthase ThyX, whose translation MHLQLIAITPDAEALIARCARVSHRSEGTGLESDRELIRRLIKLGHESVLEHAVATFAISGVSRACANQLTRHRLASFVQESQRYVDVRDRPLVRPPSFSDEDWQEARRLYADALTLYEGLVARGVAREDARFVLPIGAATQLVLTANFRELRHILRLRLARSAQWEIRELGRRMLTILLDHVPSVFEDLGGES comes from the coding sequence ATGCACCTGCAACTGATTGCCATCACCCCAGACGCCGAGGCCCTGATCGCCCGCTGCGCGCGGGTGAGCCATCGCAGCGAGGGCACCGGGCTGGAGAGCGACCGCGAGCTCATTCGGCGCCTGATCAAGCTCGGGCACGAGTCGGTGCTTGAGCACGCCGTGGCCACGTTCGCCATCTCCGGGGTCTCCCGAGCGTGCGCGAACCAGCTCACCCGCCACCGCCTGGCGAGCTTTGTCCAGGAGTCCCAGCGGTACGTGGACGTCCGGGACCGCCCCCTCGTCCGACCGCCCTCGTTCTCGGACGAGGACTGGCAGGAAGCCCGTCGGCTCTACGCCGACGCCCTCACCCTGTACGAGGGCCTCGTTGCCCGAGGGGTCGCCAGAGAGGACGCCCGGTTCGTCCTGCCGATTGGGGCCGCGACGCAACTCGTCCTCACGGCCAACTTCCGCGAGTTGCGGCACATCCTCCGCCTCCGTCTGGCCCGAAGCGCTCAGTGGGAGATCCGCGAACTGGGCCGCCGCATGCTGACCATCCTCCTCGACCACGTCCCGAGCGTGTTCGAGGACCTGGGAGGAGAGTCATGA
- a CDS encoding tRNA (adenine(58)-N(1))-methyltransferase, with translation MLLVEEGKGRTFLVRLEPGKEFHTHRGGLSHDAIAGLAEGSVLHTHTGHPFLLFRPLVGDRMFKVKRRTQIVYPKDAGWIVVALDLRPGARVLEMGTGSGAMTILLGQLVGPTGRIHTFDRREEFLQNALGNIARAGLADRVEANVLIAGDPFPVQDVDAVFLDLPSPWEAIPAAADALAPGRPLALIVPTAEQLKESVRTLGEAGFVLIEVVELMERPILVRQKEGVRPSERMTAFTGYLVTGRKRFPAIPPADRGA, from the coding sequence GTGCTTCTCGTGGAGGAGGGGAAGGGTCGAACGTTCCTCGTGCGACTTGAACCCGGCAAGGAGTTCCACACGCATCGTGGCGGGCTCTCTCACGATGCGATCGCTGGTCTGGCCGAGGGTTCGGTACTCCATACCCACACCGGGCACCCGTTCCTCCTGTTCCGTCCCTTGGTGGGGGACCGGATGTTCAAGGTCAAGCGCCGCACTCAGATCGTGTACCCCAAGGACGCCGGGTGGATCGTCGTCGCTCTCGATCTCCGGCCGGGGGCGCGGGTCCTAGAGATGGGGACGGGATCTGGAGCGATGACGATCCTTCTTGGACAGCTGGTCGGACCCACGGGACGGATTCACACGTTTGATCGACGAGAAGAGTTCCTTCAGAACGCGCTCGGAAACATCGCCCGCGCCGGACTCGCCGATCGGGTGGAGGCGAACGTGTTGATCGCAGGCGATCCATTCCCGGTGCAGGATGTGGACGCGGTGTTCCTCGATCTGCCGAGTCCGTGGGAGGCGATCCCCGCCGCCGCAGACGCCCTCGCCCCGGGGAGACCGCTGGCGCTCATTGTCCCCACCGCGGAGCAGCTGAAGGAGTCCGTGCGAACGCTTGGGGAAGCGGGGTTCGTCCTGATCGAGGTGGTGGAGCTCATGGAGCGGCCGATTCTCGTTCGCCAGAAGGAAGGGGTCCGGCCGAGCGAGCGGATGACCGCGTTCACGGGCTATCTCGTCACTGGCCGAAAGCGGTTTCCGGCGATCCCGCCTGCGGATAGGGGGGCGTAG
- a CDS encoding WD-40 repeat protein, which translates to MRTFGIGQVLALAFSPDGQLLAAAGRGGSSVQLIDTSTWEVLRTLEGHTDAVTSVAFGSDGQSLASGSADGTVRLWEVTSGAVRWTSVAAPGPVWSVAVSPTGAVVASGGAGSPGQIKLWAASTGEVVREVEAHPWSVACVAFHPHGDLLASGSWDQKVRLWSVPEGRIVHTLDGHVDHVVSVAFSPGGELVASASVDKTVRLWETATGRPLRTLRGHTAPVLAVTFSPDGTVLVSGGTDQMARLWTVPAGAAAGTLSGHVGWVNAVACHPRTDLVATASEDQSVRVWHLGSGSFVRSIFPRLNWVDRVRFDSEGAVLAARTREGKWFQWDVHTGRLVATPQDKRAAPSPVGVPGGSSPLGGVSRRWVPPSATSPDETWEAVGGADGTVEIRGAATRQVLHTLRGPPERVECVVISPDGTTIASGSWDGTIRLWDVRRRAERAVFAGHTDWVSGLAFSPDGSLLASASRDGVAKLWVVPEDRSI; encoded by the coding sequence GTGCGAACCTTCGGCATCGGGCAAGTGCTCGCCCTCGCGTTCTCCCCCGATGGCCAGCTCCTGGCGGCCGCTGGCCGCGGAGGAAGCAGCGTTCAGCTCATCGACACGAGCACATGGGAGGTTCTGCGCACGCTGGAAGGCCACACCGATGCCGTGACTTCGGTTGCGTTCGGTTCTGACGGACAGAGCCTAGCTTCGGGGTCCGCAGACGGCACGGTGCGGCTGTGGGAGGTGACGAGCGGCGCGGTGCGGTGGACGAGCGTGGCGGCCCCTGGGCCGGTCTGGTCGGTGGCCGTATCCCCGACGGGGGCCGTTGTTGCCTCGGGGGGGGCCGGCTCGCCAGGTCAGATCAAGCTATGGGCGGCATCCACGGGCGAGGTGGTGCGCGAGGTCGAGGCTCATCCGTGGTCGGTGGCGTGCGTGGCTTTCCATCCCCACGGAGACCTCCTTGCTTCGGGTTCGTGGGACCAGAAGGTCCGCCTGTGGAGTGTGCCTGAAGGCAGGATCGTCCACACTCTGGACGGGCACGTAGACCACGTCGTGTCGGTTGCGTTCAGTCCTGGAGGGGAACTCGTGGCTTCGGCGTCGGTGGACAAGACGGTCCGGCTGTGGGAGACAGCAACCGGCAGACCGCTGCGCACCCTGCGCGGGCACACGGCGCCCGTGCTTGCGGTCACGTTCAGTCCCGACGGCACGGTGCTGGTCTCCGGAGGCACGGATCAGATGGCCCGGCTGTGGACAGTGCCCGCCGGTGCAGCGGCCGGCACCCTGAGCGGGCATGTGGGATGGGTGAATGCCGTCGCCTGCCACCCTCGGACGGATCTCGTTGCCACGGCGTCCGAGGACCAGAGCGTTCGCGTGTGGCATCTGGGGTCGGGCAGCTTCGTCCGGAGCATCTTCCCGCGCCTGAACTGGGTCGATCGGGTGCGCTTCGATTCCGAGGGAGCCGTGCTCGCGGCGCGAACCCGCGAGGGAAAGTGGTTCCAGTGGGACGTTCACACCGGACGGCTGGTGGCGACTCCGCAGGACAAGAGAGCCGCCCCATCGCCAGTGGGGGTTCCCGGCGGCTCCTCGCCGCTCGGGGGTGTCTCCCGTCGGTGGGTTCCTCCGTCCGCTACCAGCCCGGACGAGACGTGGGAGGCGGTGGGGGGGGCCGACGGGACCGTTGAGATCCGAGGCGCTGCCACGCGGCAGGTCCTCCACACCCTTCGAGGTCCTCCAGAGCGTGTGGAGTGCGTGGTGATCAGCCCCGACGGGACAACCATCGCCTCGGGGTCGTGGGACGGGACGATCCGGCTGTGGGATGTCCGCCGGCGCGCGGAGCGTGCGGTGTTCGCGGGGCACACGGATTGGGTGTCCGGGCTCGCCTTCAGCCCGGATGGAAGCCTCCTTGCCTCCGCATCCCGGGATGGGGTAGCCAAGCTGTGGGTGGTGCCAGAGGACCGCTCGATCTGA